GAGCGACAAGTTTTATCGACGCAGCCCTGATCGTATTGATTACGTTGGAGAGATTTGTTGTGATGTGTGTGCcgaaattaaaatcatactGCACTTTTGAGAACGTGCTGAAAGCGGCACTGTTCGCGCTGGTGATTTGCGTGACAATCTGCGTAGCAATTACATCTTCGATCATACACGTTCCAGAATGCGAGTTCGGGTGCGTAGAACCGCGTTTTCGCAGTAAAATCAAACTGACTATCGCGAGTATAATCATCGGTCCATTGCCCGTCGCATTGATTTGCCTCTTCAACGGTCAAACCTTGCACAAGTTGGTGAGCCCTCGCGTTCCCAAACACCATCGCCGCGGTAAGGGTATCCACAACAAGACAACGCGAGCCACGATCATGCTACTGGTAACGTCGTTCAGCTACGCGACGATCACGACCCCTTATTGCGTGGTgcttttcatcaaatacttcAGCGCAAACAAATCTTTGATACGCAACATGAATAATTACCTGTTTCTCATTCGGTGCCTCGTTGATTTGAATTACAGCGTAAACTTCTTCCTTTACTACGTTTCTGGACAGGAATTCCGGGCCGGCGCGTCTA
This Tubulanus polymorphus chromosome 7, tnTubPoly1.2, whole genome shotgun sequence DNA region includes the following protein-coding sequences:
- the LOC141909197 gene encoding uncharacterized protein LOC141909197 — translated: MTCNLSYFGPTFWGHLLQNGYNSTSHAGRVFMAVFIPVNSVLGLAGNLTAFAVLILTPSLRKCGYSAILLVLACSDSVALISRLVIWGNLVVAMAGRGLGVSLDTTAKCLVTEQIGATSFIDAALIVLITLERFVVMCVPKLKSYCTFENVLKAALFALVICVTICVAITSSIIHVPECEFGCVEPRFRSKIKLTIASIIIGPLPVALICLFNGQTLHKLVSPRVPKHHRRGKGIHNKTTRATIMLLVTSFSYATITTPYCVVLFIKYFSANKSLIRNMNNYLFLIRCLVDLNYSVNFFLYYVSGQEFRAGASRLIGRPVETRPDETTPSTTDTLSLS